The following are from one region of the Camelus ferus isolate YT-003-E chromosome 13, BCGSAC_Cfer_1.0, whole genome shotgun sequence genome:
- the MARCKSL1 gene encoding MARCKS-related protein — protein sequence MGSQSSKAPRGDVTAEEAAGASPAKANGQENGHVKSNGDLSPKGEGESPPVNGTEEAAGAAGDAIEPAPPSQGAEAKGEAPPKETPKKKKKFSFKKPFKLSGLSFKRNRKEGGGDSSASSPTEEEQEQGEIGACSEEGTTQEGKAVATPESQEPQAKGAEASVASKGGDTEEEAGSQAAEPSTPSGLESGPTQASEQNE from the exons ATGGGCAGCCAGAGCTCCAAGGCTCCCCGGGGAGACGTGACCGCCGAGGAGGCAGCAGGCGCTTCCCCCGCTAAGGCCAACGGACAG GAGAACGGCCACGTGAAAAGCAATGGAGACTTATCCCCCAAAGGTGAAGGGGAGTCGCCCCCGGTGAACGGAACAGAGGAGGCAGCCGGGGCCGCTGGCGATGCCATCGAGCCAGCACCCCCTAGCCAGGGCGCTGAAGCCAAGGGGGAGGCCCCCCCCAAGGAGACccccaagaagaagaagaaattctctTTCAAGAAGCCTTTCAAATTGAGTGGCCTGTCCTTCAAGAGAAATcggaaggagggtgggggtgatTCGTCTGCCTCCTCACCcacagaggaagagcaggagcagGGGGAAATCGGTGCCTGCAGCGAGGAAGGCACTACCCAGGAAGGGAAAGCTGTTGCCACCCCTGAGAGCCAGGAGCCCCAGGCCAAAGGGGCAGAGGCAAGCGTTGCCTCCAAGGGAGGAGACACAGAAGAAGAGGCAGGGTCCCAGGCCGCAGAGCCGTCCACTCCCTCGGGGCTGGAGAGTGGCCCTACACAAGCAAGCGAGCAGAATGAGTag
- the LOC116668329 gene encoding formin-like protein 5, protein MKSPGLAAQRGGEAQILGRAPTEASNSSPRPSKSAKSDPGPRPSASDPRRPPPPLPVVPLGVTAARSPWQEPPGHAPTPPGPGTVFLRLSGPSLAGARRPPSGRLLAEPAVPPPTGRCLALACAQPAAAARDHRADGLALRTRAQLLRRAPAPHLTERNSEPAG, encoded by the exons ATGAAGAGCCCAGGTCTAGCAGCTCAGAGGGGAGGAGAAGCCCAGATTCTTGGGAGGGCCCCGACAGAGGCCTCCAATTCCTCTCCCCGTCCCTCTAAGTCGGCCAAGAGTGATCCCGGGCCTCGCCCCTCTGCGTCTGACCCCAGGCGGCCGCCTCCTCCCCTGCCCGTCGTGCCTCTGGGGGTGACTGCTGCCCGGTCTCCCTGGCAAGAGCCCCCGGGCCACGCCCCCACACCGCCTGGACCGGGAACTGTGTTTCTGCGACTGTCGGGGCCCAGCCTTGCCGGCGCCCGGCGCCCGCCGAGTGGGCGATTATTGGCTGAGCCCGCAGTACCACCGCCCACCGGGCGGTGCCTGGCGCTGGCCTGCGCAcaacctgctgctgctgccagggACCACCGGGCTGACGGACTTGCCCTCCGCACGAGGGCCCAGCTGCTACGGCGCGCGCCCGCGCCTCAC TTAACAG AGCGTAACTCGGAACCAGCCGGCTGA
- the FAM229A gene encoding protein FAM229A — translation MQPSPSAPGPGRAADTCPAPPGPERPPAARARAATSSLGPASASGRAPRGLDMSAQEPPQGRRFPIEAGDSPGLAAAPESQDSPEPVATEHNPVRPLRRCPGCHCLTLLHVPIDVYLAMGGSPRARAT, via the exons ATGCAGCCCTCCCCCTCGGCACCCGGGCCCGGACGCGCCGCAGACACCTGCCCGGCTCCGCCTGGACCGGAGCGTCCTCCCGCGGCCAGGGCTCGGGCAGCTACTTCCAGCCTGGGACCGGCCTCGGCCTCCGGCAG AGCGCCCAGGGGCCTGGACATGAGTGCTCAGGAGCCCCCGCAGGGTCGGAGATTCCCAATTGAGGCCGGAGACTCCCCTGGCCTTGCCGCCGCCCCCGAGTCCCAGGACAGCCCGGAGCCGGTAGCTACGGAGCACAACCCGGTCAG GCCGCTTCGACGCTGCCCGGGCTGCCACTGCCTGACGCTGCTGCACGTGCCCATCGACGTCTACCTGGCCATGGGCGGGAGCCCCCGGGCCCGCGCCACCTGA
- the TSSK3 gene encoding LOW QUALITY PROTEIN: testis-specific serine/threonine-protein kinase 3 (The sequence of the model RefSeq protein was modified relative to this genomic sequence to represent the inferred CDS: deleted 2 bases in 2 codons) has protein sequence MEDFLLSNGYQLGKTIGEGTYSKVKEAVSKKHQRKVAIKIIDKMGGPEEFIQRFLPRELQIVRTLDHKNIIRVYEMLESADGKIYLVMELAEGGDVFDCVLNGGPLPESRAKALFRQMVEAIRYCHGCGVAHRDLKCENALLQGFNLKLTDFGFAKVLPKSCRELSQTFCGSTAYAAPEVLQGIPHDSKKGDVWSMGVVLYVMLCASLPFDDTDIPKMLWQQQKGVSFPTHLGISAECQDLLKRLLEPDMILRPSIEEVSWHPWLAST, from the exons ATGGAGGACTTTCTGCTCTCCAATGGGTACCAGCTGGGCAAGACCATTGGGGAAGGGACCTACTCAAAAGTAAAAGAAGCAGTTTCCAAAAAACACCAAAGAAAAGTGGCAATTAAAATTATAGACAAGATGGGAGGGCCAGAAG AGTTTATCCAGAGATTCCTGCCCCGGGAGCTCCAGATTGTCCGTACCCTGGACCACAAGAACATCATCCGGGTGTATGAGATGCTGGAGTCTGCCGATGGGAAGATCTACCTGGTGATGGAGCTGGCTGAAGGAGGGGATGTCTTTGACTGTGTGCTGAATGGGGGGCCACTGCCCGAGAGCCGGGCCAAGGCTCTCTTCCGTCAGATGGTCGAGGCCATCCGCTACTGCCATGGCTGTGGTGTGGCCCACCGGGACCTCAAATGCGAGAACGCCTTGTTGCAGGGCTTCAACCTGAAGCTGACAGACTTTGGCTTCGCCAAGGTGCTGCCCAAATCA TGCAGGGAGCTGAGCCAGACCTTCTGCGGCAGCACAGCCTATGCCGCCCCCGAGGTGCTGCAGGGCATTCCCCATGATAGCAAGAAGGGTGACGTCTGGAGCATGGGCGTGGTCCTGTACGTCATGCTCTGTGCCAGCCTACCTTTTGAC GACACAGACATCCCCAAGATGCTGTGGCAGCAGCAGAAGGGGGTGTCCTTCCCCACTCATCTGGGCATCTCAGCCGAATGCCAGGACTTGCTCAAGCGGCTCCTGGAACCAGACATGATTCTCCGGCCTTCAATTGAAGAAGTTAGTTGGCATCCATGGCTAGCAAGCACTTGA